A genome region from Hevea brasiliensis isolate MT/VB/25A 57/8 chromosome 9, ASM3005281v1, whole genome shotgun sequence includes the following:
- the LOC110637538 gene encoding caffeoylshikimate esterase isoform X3, which yields MDFEYQEVYIKNSRGVQLFTCRWLPASSSPKALVFLCHGYGMECSVYMKECGIRLARARYAVFGIDYEGHGRSSGSRCYIKKFENIVNDCNEFFKSVCEKDYSNKGRFLYGESMGGAVALLLHKKEPSFYNGAVLVAPMCKISEKLKPHPVVVNILTSFEEIIPKWKIVPTKDVINAAFKDPVKREEVRLPFLVLHGDADTVTDPEISKALYEQASSKDKTMKLYSGMWHGLTAGETNENVDIVFADIIDWLDKHTHDLIPEPIIEPFNNGIERLDEFPTAVSSKQSQRKQSYGIYLCGFREPRTLHSAM from the exons ATGGACTTTGAATATCAGGAG GTGTATATAAAGAATTCAAGAGGAGTGCAGCTCTTCACTTGTAGATGGTTGCctgcttcatcttctccaaaagctcttgttttcctctgccATG GGTATGGCATGGAGTGCAGTGTTTACATGAAAG AATGTGGAATCAGGCTAGCACGTGCAAGATACGCTGTGTTTGGAATTGACTATGAAGGCCATGGACGGTCCTCTGGTTCTCGTTGTTACatcaagaaatttgaaaatattgTCAATGATTGCAATGAATTTTTCAAGTCAGTCTGTG AGAAAGATTACAGTAACAAGGGCAGGTTCCTGTATGGAGAGTCTATGGGAGGGGCAGTGGCCTTGTTACTGCACAAGAAGGAGCCCTCCTTCTATAATGGTGCTGTTCTTGTTGCCCCTATGTGTAAG ATATCAGAGAAGTTGAAACCGCATCCAGTGGTGGTTAATATATTGACGAGTTTTGAAGAGATTATTCCAAAATGGAAGATAGTCCCAACTAAAGATGTCATTAATGCAGCTTTCAAAGATCCTGTCAAGCGAGAAGAG GTTAGACTACCATTCCTTGTGCTGCACGGTGATGCAGATACAGTGACAGACCCAGAAATAAGCAAGGCCTTGTACGAGCAAGCCAGCAGCAAAGACAAAACCATGAAACTGTACTCTGGAATGTGGCATGGGTTGACAGCAGGGGAGACCAATGAGAATGTGGATATCGTATTTGCAGATATCATAGACTGGCTTGACAAGCACACCCACGATCTTATCCCTGAACCCATTATTGAACCCTTCAACAATGGCATAGAAAGACTTGATGAGTTTCCTACAGCAGTGAGTAGCAAGCAGAGCCAGAGAAAACAATCCTATGGTATTTACCTCTGCGGATTCAGGGAACCGCGCACGCTCCACTCTGCCATGTAG
- the LOC110637538 gene encoding caffeoylshikimate esterase isoform X1, whose translation MDFEYQEVYIKNSRGVQLFTCRWLPASSSPKALVFLCHGYGMECSVYMKECGIRLARARYAVFGIDYEGHGRSSGSRCYIKKFENIVNDCNEFFKSVCEKDYSNKGRFLYGESMGGAVALLLHKKEPSFYNGAVLVAPMCKISEKLKPHPVVVNILTSFEEIIPKWKIVPTKDVINAAFKDPVKREEIRNNNLIYQDKPRLKTALEMLRTSMSLEQSLNQVRLPFLVLHGDADTVTDPEISKALYEQASSKDKTMKLYSGMWHGLTAGETNENVDIVFADIIDWLDKHTHDLIPEPIIEPFNNGIERLDEFPTAVSSKQSQRKQSYGIYLCGFREPRTLHSAM comes from the exons ATGGACTTTGAATATCAGGAG GTGTATATAAAGAATTCAAGAGGAGTGCAGCTCTTCACTTGTAGATGGTTGCctgcttcatcttctccaaaagctcttgttttcctctgccATG GGTATGGCATGGAGTGCAGTGTTTACATGAAAG AATGTGGAATCAGGCTAGCACGTGCAAGATACGCTGTGTTTGGAATTGACTATGAAGGCCATGGACGGTCCTCTGGTTCTCGTTGTTACatcaagaaatttgaaaatattgTCAATGATTGCAATGAATTTTTCAAGTCAGTCTGTG AGAAAGATTACAGTAACAAGGGCAGGTTCCTGTATGGAGAGTCTATGGGAGGGGCAGTGGCCTTGTTACTGCACAAGAAGGAGCCCTCCTTCTATAATGGTGCTGTTCTTGTTGCCCCTATGTGTAAG ATATCAGAGAAGTTGAAACCGCATCCAGTGGTGGTTAATATATTGACGAGTTTTGAAGAGATTATTCCAAAATGGAAGATAGTCCCAACTAAAGATGTCATTAATGCAGCTTTCAAAGATCCTGTCAAGCGAGAAGAG ATAAGGAACAACAATCTGATATACCAGGACAAGCCTAGGCTGAAAACTGCCCTTGAAATGCTCAGAACTAGCATGAGCCTGGAACAGAGTTTAAATCAG GTTAGACTACCATTCCTTGTGCTGCACGGTGATGCAGATACAGTGACAGACCCAGAAATAAGCAAGGCCTTGTACGAGCAAGCCAGCAGCAAAGACAAAACCATGAAACTGTACTCTGGAATGTGGCATGGGTTGACAGCAGGGGAGACCAATGAGAATGTGGATATCGTATTTGCAGATATCATAGACTGGCTTGACAAGCACACCCACGATCTTATCCCTGAACCCATTATTGAACCCTTCAACAATGGCATAGAAAGACTTGATGAGTTTCCTACAGCAGTGAGTAGCAAGCAGAGCCAGAGAAAACAATCCTATGGTATTTACCTCTGCGGATTCAGGGAACCGCGCACGCTCCACTCTGCCATGTAG
- the LOC110637538 gene encoding caffeoylshikimate esterase isoform X2, which translates to MVACFIFSKSSCFPLPWVWHGVQCLHERLARARYAVFGIDYEGHGRSSGSRCYIKKFENIVNDCNEFFKSVCEKDYSNKGRFLYGESMGGAVALLLHKKEPSFYNGAVLVAPMCKISEKLKPHPVVVNILTSFEEIIPKWKIVPTKDVINAAFKDPVKREEIRNNNLIYQDKPRLKTALEMLRTSMSLEQSLNQVRLPFLVLHGDADTVTDPEISKALYEQASSKDKTMKLYSGMWHGLTAGETNENVDIVFADIIDWLDKHTHDLIPEPIIEPFNNGIERLDEFPTAVSSKQSQRKQSYGIYLCGFREPRTLHSAM; encoded by the exons ATGGTTGCctgcttcatcttctccaaaagctcttgttttcctctgccATG GGTATGGCATGGAGTGCAGTGTTTACATGAAAG GCTAGCACGTGCAAGATACGCTGTGTTTGGAATTGACTATGAAGGCCATGGACGGTCCTCTGGTTCTCGTTGTTACatcaagaaatttgaaaatattgTCAATGATTGCAATGAATTTTTCAAGTCAGTCTGTG AGAAAGATTACAGTAACAAGGGCAGGTTCCTGTATGGAGAGTCTATGGGAGGGGCAGTGGCCTTGTTACTGCACAAGAAGGAGCCCTCCTTCTATAATGGTGCTGTTCTTGTTGCCCCTATGTGTAAG ATATCAGAGAAGTTGAAACCGCATCCAGTGGTGGTTAATATATTGACGAGTTTTGAAGAGATTATTCCAAAATGGAAGATAGTCCCAACTAAAGATGTCATTAATGCAGCTTTCAAAGATCCTGTCAAGCGAGAAGAG ATAAGGAACAACAATCTGATATACCAGGACAAGCCTAGGCTGAAAACTGCCCTTGAAATGCTCAGAACTAGCATGAGCCTGGAACAGAGTTTAAATCAG GTTAGACTACCATTCCTTGTGCTGCACGGTGATGCAGATACAGTGACAGACCCAGAAATAAGCAAGGCCTTGTACGAGCAAGCCAGCAGCAAAGACAAAACCATGAAACTGTACTCTGGAATGTGGCATGGGTTGACAGCAGGGGAGACCAATGAGAATGTGGATATCGTATTTGCAGATATCATAGACTGGCTTGACAAGCACACCCACGATCTTATCCCTGAACCCATTATTGAACCCTTCAACAATGGCATAGAAAGACTTGATGAGTTTCCTACAGCAGTGAGTAGCAAGCAGAGCCAGAGAAAACAATCCTATGGTATTTACCTCTGCGGATTCAGGGAACCGCGCACGCTCCACTCTGCCATGTAG
- the LOC110637552 gene encoding UDP-glucuronic acid decarboxylase 2: protein MLSELIFRGHDETQHTTDSYSPKPSKRWLSITRPIRYMLREQRLVFVLVGIVMATLFFTVLPSSSRAPYVQHHKQKPISDSLAHFSHESVPARYKFYEPHGAGFGSVNSGGKIPLGLKRKGLRIVVTGGAGFVGSHLVDRLIERGDSVIVVDNFFTGRKENVMHHFKNPRFELIRHDVVEPLLLEVDQIYHLACPASPVHYKHNPVKTIKTNVVGTLNMLGLAKRVGARFLLTSTSEVYGDPLQHPQVETYWGNVNPIGVRSCYDEGKRTAETLTMDYHRGAGVEVRIARIFNTYGPRMCIDDGRVVSNFVAQALRKEPLTVYGDGKQTRSFQYVSDLVEGLMRLMEGEHVGPFNLGNPGEFTMLELAQVVQETIDPNAKIEFRPNTEDDPHKRKPDITKAKDLLGWEPKVSLRKGLPLMVSDFQQRIFGDHKEDSTTSIVSTA from the exons ATGCTGTCGGAGTTGATATTTAGAGGCCACGACGAAACCCAGCATACGACTGACTCCTACTCGCCGAAGCCGTCCAAGCGATGGCTTTCCATCACTCGCCCGATTCGCTACATGCTTCGTGAACAACGTCTCGTCTTTGTCCTCGTCGGCATTGTTATGGCCACCCTTTTCTTTACCGTCCTTCCTTCCTCTTCCAGAGCCCCATATGTGCAGCATCACAAACAGAAGCCGATCTCTGATTCGCTGGCTCACTTCTCTCATGAGTCGGTGCCAGCGAGATACAAATTCTACGAACCTCATGGGGCCGGGTTCGGGTCAGTAAATTCGGGCGGGAAGATCCCGCTGGGGCTAAAACGGAAGGGTTTGAGAATAGTGGTGACCGGTGGGGCTGGGTTCGTTGGGTCACACTTGGTGGACCGTTTGATCGAAAGAGGTGACAGCGTGATCGTGGTGGACAATTTCTTCACAGGAAGGAAAGAGAACGTGATGCACCACTTCAAAAACCCGAGATTTGAGCTCATAAGGCACGACGTCGTAGAGCCCCTGTTGCTGGAAGTGGACCAGATCTATCACCTTGCTTGCCCGGCATCGCCCGTGCATTACAAGCACAACCCGGTCAAGACCATAAAGACCAATGTGGTGGGGACATTGAACATGCTAGGGTTGGCGAAGAGGGTCGGTGCGAGGTTTCTGCTCACCAGCACCAGCGAGGTCTACGGTGATCCTCTCCAGCACCCGCAGGTCGAGACTTACTGGGGCAACGTCAATCCCATCG GTGTCCGAAGTTGTTACGACGAGGGAAAGAGGACGGCTGAGACGTTAACAATGGATTACCACAGGGGAGCAGGCGTCGAG GTCAGGATTGCAAGAATTTTCAATACCTATGGTCCCCGAATGTGCATCGACGACGGCCGTGTTGTTAGTAATTTTGTTGCTCAG GCATTAAGGAAGGAGCCCTTGACTGTTTATGGTGATGGGAAGCAGACAAGGAGTTTCCAATATGTTTCTGATTTG GTTGAAGGTCTGATGCGCCTTATGGAAGGGGAACATGTGGGACCTTTCAATCTTGGTAATCCTGGTGAATTCACCATGCTTGAGCTTGCTCAG GTGGTCCAAGAAACCATAGACCCAAATGCAAAGATAGAGTTCAGGCCTAACACAGAAGATGACCCACACAAGAGGAAGCCTGATATTACAAAGGCAAAAGATCTGCTTGGTTGGGAGCCGAAGGTATCCCTTCGGAAGGGTCTGCCACTAATGGTCTCAGATTTCCAGCAACGCATCTTTGGTGACCACAAGGAAGATAGCACCACCAGCATTGTGTCAACAGCTTAA
- the LOC110637533 gene encoding pectinesterase inhibitor 6-like, with the protein MRTAIIFIIFLFLSWVTSSKGWGSNSRDSYVRDACSVTRYQHLCVHSLSSFSRTAGRSPGKWARAGVSVTIGEAKNVTQYLNKLKKYGLMRGGRNRIALSDCIENFHDTIDNLHKSLGVLRNLDATNFDTQMGDVITWMSAALTDEDTCLDGFEDQSPPKQVILVLQKRVTRVTYITSNALALGNKLASTGLESLTN; encoded by the coding sequence ATGAGAACAGCAATCATATTCATTATCTTCCTATTCCTTTCATGGGTAACAAGTTCCAAGGGATGGGGTTCCAATAGTAGGGACAGTTATGTTAGAGATGCATGTAGTGTGACTAGGTATCAACACCTCTGTGTCCACTCATTATCTTCATTTTCACGAACAGCTGGGAGAAGTCCTGGCAAGTGGGCTCGTGCTGGGGTCTCAGTCACAATAGGAGAGGCTAAAAACGTTACTCAATACCTGAACAAATTGAAGAAATACGGACTCATGAGAGGTGGGAGAAACAGAATTGCCCTTTCAGATTGCATTGAGAATTTCCATGACACAATTGACAATCTTCACAAATCACTTGGAGTTCTCAGAAATCTTGATGCCACCAACTTCGATACACAAATGGGGGATGTAATTACATGGATGAGTGCTGCACTTACTGATGAAGACACCTGCTTGGATGGTTTTGAGGACCAAAGCCCTCCTAAACAAGTTATATTAGTGCTTCAGAAAAGGGTCACAAGAGTCACTTACATCACTAGCAATGCACTAGCTCTTGGAAACAAACTTGCATCTACTGGTTTGGAAAGCCTTACTAATTAA
- the LOC110654721 gene encoding peter Pan-like protein isoform X5 has product MSRCREPKDCALLREDYLECLHHSKEKKRKISVKPVVKKNQGNVDHVTGDKIPKSFVFSREKLPGPLKQLQMDLRKLMLPYTALNLREKKRNNLRDFLNVSGPMGVTHFLILSKTETASYLRVARTPQGPTLTFKIHEYSTAQDVAQSQLRPRCPQDLFKNPPLIVLSGFGSGEQHLKLTTIMFQNIFPAIDINTVKLASCQRVVLLNYNKDTKLIDFRHYSIRLQPVGVSRRIRKFVQNHQVPDLRSLQDVSDFVTKAGYGSESEADDEAATVTLASDLGRVNRASTKSAVKLQEIGPRMTLQLIKVEEGLCSGSVIYSEYGIVGDKKKQEDNQKNQEEDEDNQDDDDDDLEKNKEDDGEESD; this is encoded by the exons ATGTCTCGTTGCAGAGAGCCCAAGGACTGTGCTCTCCTGCGCGAGGACTACCTTGAGTGCCTCCACCACTCTAAAGAG aagaagaggaagataTCTGTGAAGCCAGTTGTGAAAAAGAATCAGGGCAATGTAGATCATGTCACAGGTGATAAGATCCCAAAGAGCTTTGTGTTCTCGAGAGAGAAGTTGCCCGGTCCGCTAAAGCAACTTCAGATGGACCTAAGAAAGTTGATGCTTCCCTATACAGCTCTCAATCTTAGG GAGAAGAAACGAAATAACCTCAGGGACTTTTTGAATGTTTCAGGGCCTATGGGTGTCACACATTTCCTTATATTGTCAAAAACTGAAACTGCATCCTATCTGAGGGTTGCAAGGACCCCTCAAGGCCCAACCCTTACATTTAAGATACACGAGTATTCAACAGCACAAGATGTTGCGCAGTCTCAATTGCGTCCTAGATGCCCTCAAGATCTTTTCAAAAATCCTCCATTG ATTGTTCTTTCTGGTTTTGGGTCAGGAGAACAACATCTGAAGCTCACAACTATAAtgtttcaaaacatctttccagCTATTGATATTAACACT GTCAAACTTGCCTCTTGCCAGAGAGTTGTGTTACTGAATTATAACAAGGATACAAAGCTTATTGATTTTCGCCATTATTCCATCAGACTCCAACCTGTGGGGGTCTCCCGTAGAATCAGAAAGTTTGTACAAAACCATCAAGTCCCTGATCTTAGGAGTCTCCAAGACGTGAGTGACTTTGTTACTAA GGCTGGTTATGGATCAGAAAGTGAAGCAGATGATGAAGCAGCAACAGTGACTCTGGCTAGTGATCTTGGTAGAGTTAATAGGGCATCTACAAAAAGTGCTGTCAAGCTTCAGGAAATTGGACCCAGAATGACTCTACAACTCATCAAAGTTGAGGAGGGATTGTGTTCTGGCAGTGTCATTTACAGTGAGTATG GAATTGTTGGAGACAAGAAAAAGCAGGAGGACAATCAGAAAAATCAGGAAGAGGATGAAGATAATCAGGATGATGATGAcgatgatcttgaaaaaaataaggAGGATGATGGAGAAGAGAGTGACTAG
- the LOC110637578 gene encoding mitochondrial zinc maintenance protein 1, mitochondrial, translating to MVRGEALIAYRALLRATRKSFAGDSVMLNASASEVRKKFEENRHVTSQTEIQRLLEEASEASDFISTMIVQAKLNERGGYEVKLGQDHAGATLEVPSEEILRKSV from the exons ATGGTGAGAGGAGAAGCATTGATCGCTTACAGAGCTCTACTTCGAGCAACTCGGAAATCTTTCGCTGGCGACTCAGTGATGCTGAATGCGTCGGCCTCCGAAGTCAGGAAGAAATTCGAGGAGAATCGTCACGTTACGTCTCAGACTGAGATCCAAAGGCTCCTGGAAGAAGCTAGCGAAGCCTCCGATTTCATCTCTACCATGATCGTTCAAGCCAAACTCAACGAACGAGGCGGCTATG AGGTGAAGCTTGGTCAAGACCATGCTGGAGCAACGCTTGAAGTTCCATCTGAAGAGATTCTTCGGAAGTCTGTGTAA
- the LOC110637572 gene encoding uncharacterized protein LOC110637572 codes for MSHRTLDSRHSIDSFAFQLHSWRPFHLQPLDSDPPKPYSTNALRSHSLTKRPCLSDRATSFPIDSIDISKLSIIDDDRPIGVGTSPYKQGSLRLIARKRRRSGSRSVSGRSSDRSGTRRCCSVGASAAYGTCSDFPLAVGTDSSGELFGNGDANWTSDVSEAKNSSRREREREREEKENLGIGVGFGQFGNFDAQGNESGYGSEPGYRGDAEFGYEDELDEEEEDARLLFWGDQFGGDSKMEMVGENTFMDQKAHYRCRRKKHDCRMVDSLR; via the exons ATGTCTCACAGGACCCTCGATTCCCGCCACTCCATAGACTCATTTGCCTTCCAGCTCCACTCCTGGAGACCTTTCCACCTCCAGCCCCTAGACTCTGATCCTCCTAAGCCTTACTCCACTAATGCCCTCCGCTCCCACTCCCTCACTAAGCGCCCTTGTCTCTCTGATCGCGCTACTTCATTTCCAATTGATTCAATCGACATCTCTAAGCTCTCAATCATCGACGATGACAGGCCGATCGGTGTTGGGACAAGTCCTTATAAGCAAGGTAGCTTACGGTTGATCGCTCGCAAACGCAGGCGGAGCGGGTCTCGGTCTGTGTCTGGTCGGAGCTCCGATCGGAGTGGAACTCGACGGTGTTGCTCAGTTGGAGCGTCTGCCGCTTATGGGACCTGCTCGGATTTCCCGTTAGCGGTGGGTACTGACTCTAGCGGCGAGCTTTTTGGGAATGGGGACGCCAATTGGACGTCGGATGTGAGTGAAGCGAAGAATTCATCGAGGAGGGAGAGGGAAAGGGAGAGAGAGGAGAAAGAGAATTTGGGTATTGGTGTTGGGTTTGGGCAGTTTGGGAATTTCGATGCTCAAGGGAACGAGTCTGGATATGGAAGCGAGCCGGGATATAGGGGGGATGCAGAGTTTGGGTATGAGGATGAGCTTGATGAGGAGGAAGAAGACGCAAGGTTGCTGTTTTGGGGTGACCAATTTGGAGGAG ATTCTAAGATGGAGATGGTTGGCGAGAACACATTCATGGATCAGAAGGCTCATTACAGATGTCGTCGCAAGAAGCATGATTGCAGAATGGTCGATTCACTAAGATAA